Proteins found in one Halobaculum sp. MBLA0147 genomic segment:
- a CDS encoding ester cyclase codes for MTESTDEAGLVAFHERFVETVLNEQAFDRLDEFVAEDVRVQTNNGMSEGIEAYRQSTLGLLGAFTDFEAIVLDTFVDGNTLISRTRFTGVQTGAFMGIPAGDTEVSWESVTIARVSRGKIVETFALHDQISLLSQLGAMDLPAV; via the coding sequence ATGACAGAGAGTACAGACGAGGCGGGACTCGTGGCGTTCCACGAGCGGTTCGTGGAGACGGTGCTGAACGAGCAGGCGTTCGACAGGCTCGACGAGTTCGTCGCCGAGGACGTGCGCGTCCAGACGAACAACGGGATGAGCGAGGGGATCGAGGCCTACCGACAGAGCACGCTGGGGCTGTTGGGGGCGTTCACCGACTTCGAGGCGATCGTCCTCGACACGTTCGTCGACGGGAACACGCTGATCTCGCGGACGCGGTTCACCGGCGTCCAGACGGGTGCGTTCATGGGGATTCCGGCCGGCGACACGGAGGTCTCCTGGGAGAGTGTCACGATCGCTCGCGTCTCGCGGGGGAAGATCGTCGAGACGTTCGCGCTCCACGACCAGATCTCGCTGTTGAGCCAGCTCGGCGCGATGGACCTGCCGGCGGTGTGA